The following proteins are co-located in the Chryseobacterium daecheongense genome:
- a CDS encoding serine hydrolase: MKQKISFFIFLLTVGLMNAQVEEKKLDELIQNTLKTFDVPGMSVGVIKDGQLIYSKGFGVRSLASKQPMDENTLVGIASNSKGFTCTALAILADEGKLKWDDKVSKYLPEFQMYDPYVSQNVTIKDLVTHRAGLGLGQGDLMFFPEGGSLTVNDIVHNVRYLKPENPFRTTLDYNNIMFIVAGEVIHRISGLSWADFIEQRIMKPVGMNSSFGSYNRAKGVTNKIDAHAPVDGKAIAVPHDWNETGNAAGGIMSNIKDMTTWAQFLLNNFTTKEGKKLVSDKQVQQLWSLQIPSGVAPKNPYDTSFYGYGMGWFLSDVKGHKQIQHTGGLIGTVTQFTLIPDMKLGIVVLTNQQSGAAFNTVTNTLKDSYLGIADRNWLKTYGDRMAKMNAEYDKQKKEAFEKSETFKKNKNLQPKAEQFVGKYNDIWFGDVEITQQGNAYRITCENSPRLKGELLPYSNNSFIIKWDDRSYDADAYIIFNYDESGKAESARLKAISDVTDFSFDFDDLDLKKIL, encoded by the coding sequence ATGAAACAGAAAATTTCTTTTTTCATATTTCTTTTGACAGTCGGCTTGATGAATGCACAGGTTGAAGAAAAAAAACTGGATGAGCTCATTCAAAATACCTTAAAAACCTTTGATGTTCCGGGAATGTCCGTTGGAGTGATTAAAGATGGACAATTGATCTATTCGAAAGGATTCGGTGTTCGTTCTTTGGCTTCAAAACAACCCATGGACGAAAATACCCTTGTAGGAATTGCTTCAAATTCTAAGGGATTTACCTGTACGGCACTGGCAATTCTGGCAGACGAAGGAAAACTGAAATGGGATGATAAGGTTTCAAAATACCTTCCTGAATTCCAGATGTATGATCCGTACGTTTCTCAAAATGTAACCATCAAGGATCTGGTAACTCACAGGGCAGGATTGGGATTAGGACAGGGAGATCTGATGTTTTTTCCGGAAGGAGGAAGTCTTACGGTAAATGATATCGTCCATAATGTAAGATATCTGAAACCTGAAAATCCTTTCAGAACAACGTTAGATTATAATAATATCATGTTCATTGTTGCAGGGGAGGTTATTCACAGGATTTCCGGCTTAAGCTGGGCAGATTTTATTGAGCAAAGAATTATGAAACCTGTCGGTATGAACTCCAGTTTTGGAAGCTATAACAGGGCAAAAGGGGTAACCAATAAAATTGATGCCCATGCTCCGGTAGATGGAAAAGCAATTGCTGTTCCCCACGACTGGAATGAAACAGGAAATGCAGCCGGAGGGATTATGAGTAATATCAAAGATATGACCACCTGGGCCCAGTTCTTATTAAATAATTTCACAACGAAAGAAGGAAAAAAACTGGTTTCTGACAAACAGGTACAACAGTTATGGAGTCTGCAGATACCTAGCGGAGTAGCTCCTAAAAATCCTTATGATACAAGCTTTTACGGATATGGAATGGGATGGTTCCTGAGTGATGTTAAAGGACATAAACAAATTCAGCATACAGGAGGGCTGATCGGCACCGTAACCCAGTTTACATTGATTCCGGATATGAAATTAGGGATTGTCGTTTTAACCAATCAGCAGTCCGGAGCAGCTTTTAATACCGTGACCAATACTTTAAAGGATTCTTATCTGGGAATTGCAGACCGGAACTGGCTCAAAACATACGGGGACAGAATGGCTAAAATGAATGCTGAATACGATAAACAAAAGAAGGAAGCTTTTGAAAAATCCGAAACATTTAAAAAGAATAAAAACCTACAGCCAAAAGCAGAACAGTTTGTTGGAAAATATAATGATATCTGGTTTGGGGATGTAGAAATTACCCAGCAGGGAAATGCTTACAGAATCACATGTGAAAATTCTCCGAGATTAAAGGGAGAATTGCTTCCTTATTCCAACAATTCTTTCATTATCAAATGGGATGATAGAAGTTATGATGCAGATGCGTATATTATCTTTAATTATGATGAAAGCGGGAAGGCTGAATCCGCAAGGCTAAAAGCTATTTCCGATGTGACGGACTTCAGTTTTGATTTTGATGATCTGGATTTAAAAAAAATTCTCTAA
- a CDS encoding Smr/MutS family protein → MKIGDQVSVVDEDLSGVVTSVKGNIVVLKDGYGFTHQYPKEKLVPKNASIYDNIKVVKKAEPKKITSKKHQKNHMVLDLHFHNLVKNPNDYDGFERLFLQKEKLIDTLIFCRKNHLKRLEIVHGIGDGVLQRMVLDVLESQTDLDFYNKEILHHQSGAVMVEFH, encoded by the coding sequence ATGAAGATTGGAGATCAGGTTTCTGTGGTAGATGAAGATTTAAGCGGGGTTGTAACTTCCGTAAAAGGAAATATTGTTGTTCTTAAAGATGGATATGGTTTTACCCATCAGTATCCAAAGGAAAAGCTGGTTCCGAAAAATGCTTCCATATATGATAATATAAAAGTAGTAAAAAAGGCTGAACCCAAAAAAATCACTTCAAAGAAACATCAGAAAAATCATATGGTTCTCGACCTGCATTTTCATAATCTCGTTAAAAACCCAAATGATTATGACGGATTCGAGAGACTTTTCCTCCAAAAGGAAAAATTAATCGATACATTGATCTTCTGCCGGAAAAATCATCTTAAACGGTTGGAAATTGTTCATGGCATTGGAGACGGTGTTCTGCAAAGGATGGTTTTAGATGTTTTAGAAAGCCAGACCGATCTGGATTTTTACAATAAGGAAATACTTCATCATCAATCAGGTGCGGTAATGGTAGAATTTCACTAA
- a CDS encoding histidine phosphatase family protein, with product MKKLILVRHAKSDWPEETEDFDRPLADKGLEDAMNMSRFLKNNSISIDYLVSSPAVRALNTCKIFNQTYQLNYMTDEKLYNPSERNFESVIYNLDDHHNSVAFFSHNNGISNFANSISEDIFHFPTCGVAGFEIDCDSWSEFDGATKKLLFFYEPGKI from the coding sequence ATGAAGAAACTCATTCTTGTGAGACATGCAAAGAGCGACTGGCCGGAAGAAACTGAAGATTTTGACAGACCTTTGGCAGACAAGGGTTTGGAGGACGCAATGAACATGTCCAGATTCTTAAAAAACAATAGTATTTCTATAGATTATTTAGTGTCGAGCCCAGCGGTTCGTGCATTGAATACCTGTAAGATTTTCAATCAGACATACCAGTTGAATTACATGACTGATGAAAAGCTATACAACCCTTCTGAAAGGAATTTTGAATCTGTAATTTACAACCTGGATGACCATCATAATTCGGTAGCATTTTTTTCACACAACAACGGAATTTCCAATTTTGCCAACTCTATATCAGAGGATATTTTTCATTTTCCTACCTGCGGAGTTGCCGGTTTTGAAATAGACTGTGATTCATGGTCGGAATTTGATGGAGCAACGAAAAAGCTTTTATTTTTTTACGAACCTGGAAAAATCTAA
- a CDS encoding DUF3822 family protein — MNVLNLLFTKDGLIYQIARNKSILEEKSYFVNEESPKNFIAEKLDEVLIKQRFDEISVISALNHFTLMPEGFSEHEAGYELIAFNAPVDKDNEELMLSLNKKFRIQFYYTFPKNFYKKIKELAVPVHFNFSGEKFLNSISHKNNKEIHINLYHNQCEFFALDNKKLILYNNLDVNSEVDFLYFVMFTLSKIGFGINETNFYAYGETTENETFISELQKFVKNLKIVYDNVPNKNFILN, encoded by the coding sequence ATGAACGTACTTAATTTACTTTTTACAAAAGACGGATTAATCTACCAAATTGCGAGGAATAAAAGCATTTTGGAAGAGAAATCTTATTTCGTTAATGAAGAGTCTCCTAAAAATTTTATCGCTGAGAAACTGGATGAAGTTTTAATAAAGCAAAGGTTCGATGAGATTTCTGTCATTTCAGCCTTGAACCATTTTACCCTTATGCCTGAAGGATTTTCAGAACATGAGGCGGGGTATGAACTTATTGCATTCAATGCTCCTGTGGATAAGGACAATGAAGAGCTGATGCTGTCCCTTAATAAAAAGTTCAGGATTCAGTTCTATTATACTTTTCCTAAAAACTTTTATAAAAAGATAAAGGAGCTGGCCGTTCCCGTTCACTTTAATTTTTCAGGAGAAAAATTCCTGAATTCAATCAGCCATAAAAACAATAAAGAAATCCACATTAACCTTTATCATAACCAATGTGAATTTTTTGCCCTTGATAATAAAAAACTGATCTTATACAATAATCTGGATGTCAATTCTGAGGTTGATTTTCTTTATTTTGTAATGTTCACATTAAGTAAAATAGGATTTGGGATCAATGAAACCAACTTCTATGCTTATGGTGAAACCACTGAAAATGAAACATTCATTTCTGAATTACAAAAATTCGTAAAGAACCTGAAAATTGTATATGATAACGTTCCTAATAAGAATTTTATACTTAATTAG
- a CDS encoding DUF5606 domain-containing protein yields the protein MLLEKIISISGKPGLFKLVSQLRNGFIIEDVSTKKKVSIGNSSQVSLLDNIAMFTFDKEVPLFEVFENIAKNQDYKETISHKSSDAELKEFMAASLPNYDTERVYASDIKKLAQWYNILHKAGYITPESFVKAEPETLDPAQDEVAVTEKAAPKKAAPKAEKPATPKAKASTGAKAATKSTHRKMG from the coding sequence ATGTTGTTAGAAAAAATAATTTCAATCTCTGGAAAGCCAGGACTTTTTAAATTAGTTTCTCAATTAAGAAACGGATTTATTATTGAAGATGTATCTACAAAGAAGAAAGTAAGTATAGGAAACTCAAGCCAGGTGAGCTTGTTGGATAACATTGCTATGTTTACATTTGATAAGGAGGTTCCTTTGTTTGAGGTTTTTGAAAATATTGCTAAAAACCAGGATTACAAAGAAACAATTTCTCATAAATCTTCTGACGCTGAGTTGAAAGAATTTATGGCAGCTTCTCTTCCTAATTATGATACGGAGAGAGTATATGCTTCTGACATCAAAAAATTAGCACAGTGGTATAATATCCTTCACAAGGCAGGATATATTACACCTGAAAGCTTTGTTAAAGCTGAGCCTGAAACTTTAGACCCGGCACAGGATGAAGTTGCTGTTACTGAGAAAGCAGCTCCTAAAAAAGCAGCTCCAAAAGCAGAAAAACCTGCTACTCCAAAAGCAAAAGCTTCAACGGGAGCAAAAGCTGCTACTAAAAGTACACACAGAAAAATGGGATAA
- the ruvX gene encoding Holliday junction resolvase RuvX, whose amino-acid sequence MGQILAIDYGKARCGIATTDDMQIIASSLDTVETKHILSFLKKYFSENKVDDVVIGLPIDLKGNVSEVETDILQFIDEFKKEFPTISVYRFDERFTSKMASFFISQSGKSKKKREEKGLIDKISATIILQNFLEQRTR is encoded by the coding sequence ATGGGACAAATCCTTGCAATAGACTATGGAAAGGCCCGTTGTGGCATTGCAACAACGGATGACATGCAGATTATAGCGAGCAGCCTTGATACTGTAGAAACAAAACATATACTGTCTTTTCTGAAAAAATATTTCAGCGAAAATAAGGTAGATGATGTAGTAATAGGACTTCCGATAGATTTAAAAGGAAACGTATCCGAGGTGGAAACAGATATTTTACAATTCATTGATGAATTTAAAAAAGAATTTCCAACTATTTCCGTTTACCGTTTTGATGAAAGGTTTACTTCCAAAATGGCATCATTTTTTATTTCCCAGAGTGGGAAAAGTAAAAAAAAGAGAGAGGAAAAGGGTTTAATAGATAAAATAAGTGCAACCATCATATTGCAGAATTTTTTAGAACAAAGAACAAGATGA
- the mazG gene encoding nucleoside triphosphate pyrophosphohydrolase: MNTRQEKLDAFGRLLDIMDDLREKCPWDQKQTLQSLRHLTLEETYELSDAILQEDLQEIKKELGDVLLHLVFYAKIGSEKESFDIADVINSLNEKLIFRHPHIYGDTEVKDEEEVKQNWEKLKLKEGNKSILGGVPKSLPSMVKAYRVQDKVKGIGFEFHDAEDAWKKVDEELEEFHAETDLEKKEQELGDVFFSLINYARITGINPDSALEKTNLKFISRFQKMEEMASERNLNLGEMSLEEMDLLWDEVKILNKN, encoded by the coding sequence ATGAATACCAGACAAGAAAAATTAGACGCTTTCGGAAGATTATTGGACATTATGGACGACCTTCGTGAAAAGTGCCCGTGGGATCAGAAGCAGACCTTACAATCTCTGCGTCATCTTACACTTGAAGAAACCTATGAACTCTCTGATGCGATCTTACAGGAAGACCTGCAGGAGATCAAAAAAGAATTGGGAGATGTATTGCTTCACTTGGTTTTCTATGCTAAAATAGGTTCTGAAAAAGAAAGTTTTGATATTGCAGATGTCATCAATTCCCTTAATGAAAAGCTTATTTTCCGTCATCCTCACATTTATGGAGATACAGAGGTGAAAGATGAAGAAGAAGTAAAGCAGAATTGGGAAAAACTAAAACTGAAAGAAGGGAATAAATCCATTTTAGGAGGGGTACCCAAAAGTCTTCCAAGTATGGTAAAAGCTTACCGGGTTCAGGATAAAGTGAAAGGAATTGGATTTGAATTTCATGATGCGGAGGATGCATGGAAGAAAGTAGATGAGGAACTTGAAGAATTTCATGCTGAAACGGATCTTGAGAAAAAAGAGCAGGAACTGGGAGATGTATTTTTCTCCCTGATTAATTACGCACGGATCACCGGAATTAATCCTGATTCTGCCCTGGAGAAAACTAATTTAAAATTTATCTCAAGATTTCAGAAGATGGAAGAGATGGCGTCGGAAAGAAATCTGAATTTAGGAGAAATGTCCCTGGAAGAGATGGATTTGCTTTGGGATGAAGTTAAAATATTAAATAAAAATTAA
- the def gene encoding peptide deformylase, with product MILPIRAFGDPILRKVGKDIDKNYPDLQELIDNMFETMNSANGIGLAAPQIGLDIRLFVIDVTPLADDEDYEDIKEELKSFKKVFINAKILEESGEEWKFNEGCLSIPDVREDVKRKSTILIEYYDENFVKHTETFSDIRARVIQHEYDHIEGTLFTDHLSALKKKLVKGKLTKISQGDVSINYKMRFPK from the coding sequence ATGATTCTACCAATAAGAGCCTTTGGGGATCCTATTTTAAGAAAAGTAGGCAAAGATATAGACAAAAATTATCCCGATTTACAAGAACTGATTGATAATATGTTCGAAACTATGAATAGTGCGAACGGAATTGGCCTTGCAGCTCCGCAGATTGGCCTAGATATTCGTTTATTCGTAATAGATGTAACTCCTTTGGCTGATGATGAGGATTATGAAGATATCAAAGAAGAATTGAAAAGCTTCAAAAAAGTTTTCATCAACGCTAAAATTCTGGAAGAATCCGGGGAAGAGTGGAAGTTTAACGAAGGCTGCCTTTCGATTCCGGATGTGAGAGAAGATGTAAAAAGAAAGAGCACAATCCTGATCGAATATTATGACGAAAATTTTGTGAAGCATACAGAAACTTTTTCCGATATTAGAGCCCGCGTAATTCAACATGAATATGATCATATTGAAGGGACATTATTTACCGATCACCTTAGTGCTTTAAAGAAAAAGCTGGTAAAAGGTAAATTAACAAAAATATCTCAGGGGGATGTAAGCATCAACTACAAAATGAGATTTCCGAAGTAA
- a CDS encoding SdiA-regulated domain-containing protein gives MKMYIFCMVTSLLLMGCNPKNSEQTKEDTLKVEFSLPKKLKEVSGITLSPDKKTIWAIEDQGNKNRVYGLDRKGAFVSDVLVENAENNDWEEITSDRDGNIYIGDFGNNDNDRRNLSILKIDLKDASQTTTKVTQKTSFHYEGQTEFPPKKSNLLYDCEAFVEMNGNFYLFTKNRSKGFDGSFLIFRVPNKAGDFEAKLMGKFKLDGKYADAAITAASINSKGDQIVLLNHKNVRIVTGFTPDDFSKIKVQKISLHHNSQKEAVTFVDDKNLLIADEKDKKDGGNVYLFTLKP, from the coding sequence ATGAAAATGTATATCTTTTGTATGGTAACCTCTCTTTTATTAATGGGATGTAATCCTAAAAATTCAGAACAAACTAAAGAAGATACTTTAAAAGTAGAGTTTTCATTACCTAAAAAATTAAAAGAAGTTTCCGGTATTACCTTGTCTCCGGATAAAAAGACAATATGGGCTATAGAAGACCAGGGAAATAAAAACCGGGTGTACGGACTGGACAGAAAGGGAGCATTTGTTTCGGATGTGCTGGTGGAGAATGCTGAAAATAATGATTGGGAAGAAATTACCAGCGACCGTGACGGAAATATCTATATTGGTGATTTTGGGAACAATGATAATGACAGACGCAATCTTTCTATTTTGAAAATTGATTTAAAAGATGCCTCTCAGACAACAACAAAAGTTACCCAGAAAACCAGCTTTCATTATGAAGGACAAACAGAGTTTCCGCCTAAAAAGTCAAACCTTTTATATGATTGTGAAGCTTTTGTTGAGATGAACGGAAATTTTTATCTTTTTACTAAAAACAGAAGCAAAGGTTTTGACGGGAGTTTTCTGATTTTCCGTGTACCCAATAAAGCAGGTGATTTTGAAGCAAAGCTAATGGGTAAATTCAAGCTGGATGGAAAGTATGCCGATGCAGCGATCACAGCAGCGTCAATCAATAGTAAAGGGGATCAGATCGTATTGCTGAATCATAAAAATGTGCGTATCGTTACAGGCTTTACTCCTGATGACTTTTCGAAAATTAAAGTTCAAAAAATTTCATTACACCATAATTCGCAGAAAGAAGCGGTTACTTTTGTGGATGATAAAAATCTTTTAATTGCTGATGAAAAGGATAAGAAGGATGGAGGTAATGTTTATCTTTTTACATTAAAACCTTAG
- a CDS encoding metallophosphoesterase family protein, which produces MTKILLLSDSHSYIDDRILEYAKDADEIWHCGDFGSLEVIEQLEKIGPLKGVYGNIDNAKIRSEFPEVNRFFCENLEVLMIHIGGYPGKYTAIAKKEIGEKAPKLFISGHSHILKAMFDAKNNLLHLNPGACGKQGWHKVRTMMRFVVDGEEVKDLEIIELGPK; this is translated from the coding sequence ATGACTAAAATCCTTCTTCTTTCCGACTCTCATTCCTATATTGATGACAGGATCCTGGAATATGCCAAAGACGCTGATGAAATCTGGCACTGTGGTGATTTCGGTAGTCTTGAAGTGATCGAACAACTTGAGAAAATCGGTCCACTAAAAGGCGTTTACGGAAACATTGATAATGCAAAAATCCGGTCCGAATTTCCGGAGGTAAACAGGTTTTTCTGTGAGAATCTGGAAGTTCTTATGATCCATATCGGAGGTTATCCCGGAAAATATACCGCAATAGCTAAAAAAGAAATTGGAGAAAAAGCTCCTAAGCTATTTATTTCAGGACATTCTCATATTCTGAAAGCGATGTTTGATGCAAAAAATAATTTACTTCACCTTAATCCCGGGGCATGCGGAAAACAGGGGTGGCACAAAGTGAGAACAATGATGCGTTTTGTGGTCGATGGTGAAGAAGTAAAAGATCTGGAAATTATTGAATTAGGTCCAAAATAG
- a CDS encoding T9SS type A sorting domain-containing protein, giving the protein MQKQFYFLLLILLLTGNTIYAQVSASSIITNLNTPNPMIIEDNEMYIGIYALDKVVKINLDNPGAAPVDVVTGVNRPYGLALKDKYLYISEFGGNKISRVNLSISNPAPEVILTNVNSPLGLEFVGNDLYMALEGDNKIAKIDVSQPIPQLVDITSAASPFELEIIGDEIFYTERFEGRVSKFKLNSSTSPITIAQGLSYPSGLTSHGNQLYISEAGASKISQLNFTLANPIVSDGIVSSEFSYPSGLAVKNNTIFITDFFGGSLLKADLGALSVSEQQYKNKTQIYPNPAKDFITVMNPPSKEYKIYDMVGKLILSGKLERNNIDISQLIKGAYIIQTGDLIKKFIKE; this is encoded by the coding sequence ATGCAAAAACAATTCTATTTCTTACTGTTGATCCTGTTGCTTACAGGGAACACAATTTACGCACAGGTTTCGGCCAGTTCAATTATTACCAATCTGAATACACCCAACCCCATGATCATTGAAGACAATGAAATGTATATCGGCATTTATGCTTTGGATAAAGTGGTAAAGATAAACCTCGATAATCCCGGCGCCGCGCCAGTGGATGTGGTTACAGGAGTAAACAGACCTTATGGTCTGGCATTAAAAGATAAATATCTATATATCTCTGAATTTGGAGGAAATAAAATTTCAAGGGTCAATCTCAGTATTTCCAATCCGGCGCCTGAAGTTATCCTGACGAATGTAAACAGTCCTCTAGGGCTTGAATTCGTTGGAAATGACCTGTATATGGCTCTTGAGGGAGATAATAAGATTGCCAAAATAGATGTAAGCCAACCGATCCCACAATTAGTGGATATTACATCCGCAGCATCTCCATTTGAATTGGAAATAATCGGAGATGAAATTTTCTACACTGAACGGTTTGAAGGAAGAGTTTCAAAATTTAAACTCAATAGTTCTACTTCTCCAATAACAATAGCTCAGGGATTAAGTTATCCTTCCGGTTTAACCTCTCATGGAAATCAATTATATATTTCTGAAGCAGGAGCTTCTAAAATATCCCAATTAAATTTCACCCTGGCTAATCCAATAGTTTCCGATGGTATTGTCTCCAGTGAATTCAGCTACCCATCAGGATTAGCCGTAAAAAATAACACGATTTTTATTACGGATTTCTTCGGAGGCTCATTATTAAAAGCAGATCTGGGTGCTTTGTCTGTTTCTGAACAACAGTACAAAAATAAAACACAGATTTATCCCAATCCTGCTAAGGATTTCATAACAGTTATGAACCCTCCATCAAAAGAATATAAAATATATGACATGGTAGGGAAACTTATATTGTCCGGAAAACTCGAAAGAAATAATATCGATATAAGTCAACTGATAAAGGGAGCCTATATCATTCAGACCGGAGATCTGATTAAAAAATTCATTAAAGAATAG